A stretch of DNA from Cellulomonas xiejunii:
GGGCCTCGGTCTCCGCGGGCTCCACGGAGCCGAAGGTCATCGTCGTGTCCGGACCGTCGGTCCGGTAGGCGGGCAGAACGCCGTCCGGCGCTCCTCGATCGTCGCTCATGCGCACCTCCCGTGTCGGTCGCGGGCACCCCGTGCGAGCGCGCTCGCCGTCGACCCAGCCTTGCGGGACTCACCCTATGCGGTGTCGACGCGCGCGCGCAGCACGCGGACGGCGCTGGTCGGGTGACTCGGCCCCGGACTTCACCCCTCGTCGGACGCCGGTGAGGCGTGCTCGGGCTCGTGCGGGGTCCGGACGGCGGTGACGTCGACCCGGTCAGACTTCTCGACGGTGCCCCGCCCGCCGTCGGCCCGCACCCGGACGAGGGCGCCGCCGGGGATCTCCAGCGCCGGCGCGATCGTGTCAGGGTCGCCGATCACCGACCACCGGAACGGCGAGCGGAGCGTGGCTCCATCGAGCTCGACCGCGCCACGGGTACCGGTGAAGGCGCTGCTCGCGGTGATGCGGTGCCCGTTGAGCTCCATCGCCTCCGCGCCCGCGTTCCGCAGCTCCTCGAGGACGTGCAGCATCGTCGCGGGTCGGATCTCGCCGTCCGGCTCCGTCAGGGTGATGCGCACGCCCGGACCCGTCGCGGGCAGCCGCCCGGTGAGGATTCCCTGCATCGCGGCCGTGCGACGGGCGGCGTCGAGCGCTGCCTGCTGCCGGTCCGAGCCCGACAGCAGCTCGTCGCGCTCCCGCTGCAGGTCGAGGGACTCCTGCTCGAGCTCGTCGGTGCGAGTGGTCGTCTCGTCCAGGAGCCGGACGAGGTCGTTCTGCCGCAGCGCACCCAGCTGCGTGTCGGTGGCCTGGCGCACCTGGACGACGAGCGCGAACCCCAGCAGCGCGCACAGGGCGGCGGTGATGAGCTGACCCTGCGTCGTGCGGGGTCGCATGGCGT
This window harbors:
- a CDS encoding DUF881 domain-containing protein, whose translation is MTSADGTRPDPSGEPDTETPLDDGPVIDPRDPLGLGALPLGDPDLDADADERSMPVVAAQSPDEQDAPAQDVLPVEHPDEPPVGAARDDRSDDDRSDDGGSDDGGSDDLHADDLHADDLLSDADEPLAVRSPDEGPDGDGSVDGVDDAGGESSQGPPSAAAVRPARSGWARLGHAMRPRTTQGQLITAALCALLGFALVVQVRQATDTQLGALRQNDLVRLLDETTTRTDELEQESLDLQRERDELLSGSDRQQAALDAARRTAAMQGILTGRLPATGPGVRITLTEPDGEIRPATMLHVLEELRNAGAEAMELNGHRITASSAFTGTRGAVELDGATLRSPFRWSVIGDPDTIAPALEIPGGALVRVRADGGRGTVEKSDRVDVTAVRTPHEPEHASPASDEG